A region of Marnyiella aurantia DNA encodes the following proteins:
- a CDS encoding aspartate kinase — translation MKVFKFGGASVKDANGVRNVATVLNSQGTDACLLVVSAMGKTTNALENAISLYFNKGDYHTAANAVAKNHLDTARELFEGDAAILQELQAILIDLLDFLKKNKSPDYSYVYDQVVSTGELLSSKIVSEYLNSCGYSNKWLDAREFIKTDGLYREGTVNWETTVDNIRRLDKDENYVTQGFIGSDNNNFTTTLGREGSDYSAAIFAYGLDADALTIWKDVPGVMTGDPRKFSEVQLLDTISYEEAIEMAYFGASVIHPKTLQPLQKKNIPFYVKSFLEPEQPGTKVSSTAGSSKLPSFILKENQHLAHISTRDFSFIAEEHISQIFNVLAKHKIKVSLMQNTAISLALCLEDKYGNLEEFNKELSAEFKIDLRGGVSLFTVRNVEQNEINRYCADRQILLEQISRNTVQMVIE, via the coding sequence ATGAAAGTATTTAAATTTGGAGGCGCATCTGTAAAGGACGCAAACGGAGTTAGAAATGTTGCCACGGTCCTGAACAGTCAGGGCACAGATGCCTGTCTGCTGGTCGTATCAGCCATGGGTAAAACAACAAACGCGCTTGAGAATGCCATCAGTTTATACTTTAATAAAGGTGATTACCACACGGCGGCAAATGCCGTTGCGAAAAACCATCTGGATACGGCACGGGAGCTTTTTGAAGGTGATGCGGCAATTTTACAGGAACTGCAGGCGATTTTGATTGACTTGCTGGATTTTCTAAAAAAGAACAAATCGCCTGATTACAGTTATGTTTATGATCAGGTTGTAAGTACAGGCGAGCTACTGTCAAGCAAAATAGTAAGCGAATACCTCAATTCCTGTGGATATTCCAACAAATGGCTGGACGCCCGCGAATTTATTAAAACAGACGGACTGTACCGGGAAGGTACCGTGAACTGGGAAACGACTGTAGACAATATACGGAGACTCGATAAAGATGAAAATTATGTCACTCAGGGCTTTATAGGCTCAGATAACAATAATTTCACCACTACCCTGGGCCGTGAAGGTTCGGATTACAGTGCAGCCATTTTCGCATATGGACTGGATGCCGATGCACTGACCATCTGGAAGGATGTGCCGGGTGTAATGACCGGAGACCCGCGGAAATTCAGTGAAGTGCAGCTCCTGGACACTATTTCCTATGAAGAGGCTATTGAAATGGCCTATTTCGGAGCGTCGGTAATTCATCCCAAGACACTGCAGCCACTCCAGAAAAAAAATATACCCTTTTATGTAAAATCATTTCTTGAGCCGGAACAACCTGGAACAAAGGTGAGTAGTACCGCGGGCAGCAGCAAATTACCTTCTTTTATTCTTAAGGAAAATCAGCACCTGGCGCATATTTCCACGCGTGACTTTTCCTTTATTGCCGAAGAACACATAAGTCAGATCTTTAATGTGCTGGCGAAACACAAAATAAAGGTATCCCTGATGCAGAATACGGCCATCTCCCTGGCCCTCTGCTTGGAAGACAAATACGGCAACCTTGAGGAATTCAACAAAGAACTGAGTGCTGAATTCAAAATAGATCTGCGCGGCGGCGTATCACTTTTCACCGTAAGGAATGTGGAGCAGAACGAAATAAACCGATACTGCGCGGACAGGCAGATACTTCTTGAACAGATTTCACGGAATACGGTTCAGATGGTGATTGAATAA
- a CDS encoding lysophospholipid acyltransferase family protein: MSLISRQDLINASGMNRLGFIKNPLSAAIMRLTKIDRVNNLYDKVKDKQGKEFFDAFVRERNLKYIVFAEDLAKIPKTGPFILVANHPLGAIDGILMTKILSEIRPDFKIMGNFLLSRIKPMEPYVISVNPFEKRKELHSSSGGMRETLRHLAEGGCVGIFPAGEVSNKNNPFAEILDKEWEKPAIKLIRKAKVPVVPMYFHAKNSTVFYRLAKMHPNLQTLLLPSEMMHQRDKPIRMRIGKPISVKVIDEQEDAEELGEFLKRKVYMLKSYYERRKSLPDILKLPNLNIKFPLLLKEENIIQNIIDETPTEDIVKEIETLRANDKMFFSNGNYEVYFAGYDEIPSIMREIGRQRELTFRAIGEGCNLPYDLDEFDQHYYHLFLWDSEAKKIAGAYRMGLGREIMKKHGVGGFYTNSLFEFDQEIHPFFRKVIEMGRAYILQEYQMKPLPLFLLWRGIVHVCLRNPDHKFLMGGVSISDKFSDFSKSLIIEFMRSNYYDSAVAQYIHPKHEFKIKLRDRDKHLFLDEVESDLNKLDKIIDDLEPELRLPVLIKKYIKQNAKVVAFNVDPNFNDAIDGLMYIRISDLPASTIKPVLEEMSEEMRKEQENNKTENQAL, encoded by the coding sequence ATGAGCTTAATTTCCAGACAGGATTTAATAAATGCATCGGGCATGAACAGATTGGGTTTCATTAAAAATCCACTGTCAGCAGCCATTATGCGCCTGACCAAAATTGATCGGGTGAACAACCTTTACGACAAAGTAAAAGATAAGCAGGGCAAGGAGTTTTTTGATGCTTTCGTACGCGAACGGAACCTTAAATACATTGTCTTTGCCGAAGATTTAGCGAAAATCCCGAAAACAGGACCCTTTATCCTCGTAGCCAATCATCCGCTGGGCGCCATAGACGGCATCCTGATGACCAAGATCCTGTCCGAAATCCGTCCCGATTTTAAGATCATGGGCAATTTCCTGCTGTCACGGATCAAACCTATGGAACCTTATGTGATATCGGTAAACCCCTTTGAAAAACGTAAAGAGCTTCACAGCAGCTCAGGCGGAATGCGGGAAACCCTGCGACATCTGGCTGAAGGCGGTTGTGTCGGGATATTTCCCGCCGGTGAAGTCTCCAACAAAAACAATCCTTTTGCCGAAATCCTGGATAAGGAATGGGAGAAGCCCGCCATTAAACTCATACGCAAGGCGAAAGTTCCGGTCGTTCCAATGTACTTCCACGCTAAAAACAGCACTGTCTTTTACCGGCTGGCAAAGATGCACCCCAATTTGCAAACTTTGTTGCTGCCATCGGAAATGATGCATCAGCGCGACAAGCCCATCCGTATGCGGATAGGAAAGCCTATTTCTGTAAAGGTAATAGACGAGCAGGAAGATGCGGAGGAACTCGGCGAATTCCTGAAACGTAAGGTCTATATGCTTAAGTCCTATTATGAGCGACGGAAATCGCTGCCGGACATCCTGAAACTGCCCAATCTGAATATTAAGTTTCCGCTGCTGCTGAAGGAGGAAAACATTATTCAGAATATCATAGACGAAACTCCGACTGAAGATATCGTAAAGGAGATTGAAACGCTGCGCGCCAACGACAAGATGTTCTTCAGTAACGGTAATTACGAGGTCTATTTTGCCGGCTATGACGAAATCCCGTCCATTATGCGTGAGATAGGCCGCCAGCGCGAGCTTACCTTTCGGGCTATTGGCGAAGGCTGCAACCTCCCTTATGACCTGGACGAATTCGACCAGCATTACTATCACCTTTTCCTTTGGGACAGTGAGGCGAAGAAAATCGCGGGTGCTTACCGCATGGGTCTGGGCCGGGAAATAATGAAAAAACATGGTGTGGGAGGCTTCTACACCAATTCCCTATTTGAATTTGACCAGGAAATCCATCCTTTCTTCCGCAAGGTCATAGAAATGGGTCGCGCCTACATCCTGCAGGAGTATCAGATGAAGCCGCTACCCCTCTTCCTGCTTTGGCGGGGTATCGTGCATGTTTGTCTGCGCAATCCGGACCATAAGTTCCTGATGGGCGGTGTAAGCATCTCCGACAAGTTCTCCGATTTCTCGAAATCGCTGATCATAGAATTTATGCGCTCCAATTATTACGACTCTGCGGTGGCACAGTACATACATCCCAAGCATGAGTTCAAGATCAAGCTGAGGGACCGCGACAAGCACCTTTTTCTGGACGAAGTGGAATCGGACCTTAATAAGCTGGACAAAATAATCGATGACCTGGAACCGGAGCTCAGGCTTCCTGTCCTGATTAAGAAATATATCAAGCAAAATGCGAAAGTTGTGGCCTTCAATGTGGACCCAAATTTCAATGATGCCATAGACGGACTCATGTATATCCGCATCAGCGACCTTCCGGCCAGTACCATAAAGCCGGTTTTGGAAGAGATGAGCGAAGAAATGCGCAAGGAGCAGGAAAATAATAAAACTGAGAATCAGGCACTTTAG
- a CDS encoding McrC family protein, which translates to MDRKNFLQVFEYQKLRIGEGGFSQNHLTSLVKFNERNGNKYFTPIFNGVQFNSYVGVLQVDGLTIEILPKADSSEYPNKQLWQSVLLNMLRVCKKIQVDTVSETGLKRKNNSILDVYFEIFLTEVEQLVKKGLIKKYRRIQNNQLALKGKLVFSRDIQKNLIHKEKFYCEHQVYDKDHQIHQIIFQALSIVDSLVNTNLSDKVKRLLYEFSDYERKSFTAKQFHDLKLDRKTQSYKRSLDISKMLILNYSPNLNSGEEQMLSLLFDMNKLWEEYVYRILRKHTDSDYYEINAQAQDKFWEHKTIRPDIVIRDLSSMQTYVIDTKWKIVDSNNPADDDLKQMFAYNLHWKATKSILLYPYVGQKDSKFGRYYHEPYLELEDGFIAVENYCKVGFLSVVNDGVYTDTRLLSDEIFLKFDLK; encoded by the coding sequence ATGGATCGCAAGAATTTCCTGCAGGTATTTGAATACCAAAAGCTAAGAATTGGTGAAGGGGGTTTTTCTCAGAATCACCTTACTTCACTTGTGAAATTCAATGAGAGGAATGGTAATAAGTATTTCACTCCTATTTTTAATGGCGTTCAGTTCAATAGTTATGTTGGCGTTTTACAGGTAGATGGGTTAACGATAGAGATTCTCCCGAAAGCCGACAGTTCAGAATATCCGAACAAACAACTTTGGCAAAGTGTGTTGCTAAATATGCTCAGGGTCTGCAAAAAGATTCAGGTGGATACCGTATCTGAAACAGGGTTGAAAAGAAAGAATAATTCTATCCTTGATGTTTACTTTGAAATTTTCCTTACGGAAGTTGAACAGTTGGTGAAGAAAGGTTTAATTAAAAAATACAGGCGCATACAAAACAATCAGCTGGCACTAAAAGGAAAATTGGTTTTTTCTAGAGATATACAGAAAAATTTAATTCACAAGGAAAAGTTTTATTGTGAGCATCAGGTCTACGATAAAGATCATCAAATTCATCAGATCATCTTTCAGGCTCTCTCAATAGTCGATTCATTGGTAAATACCAATCTTAGTGACAAGGTAAAAAGGTTGTTATATGAATTTAGCGATTATGAAAGAAAGAGTTTCACGGCAAAACAATTTCACGACCTGAAGCTGGATCGAAAAACCCAGTCTTATAAGCGATCGCTGGATATTTCTAAGATGTTAATTTTGAATTATTCTCCCAATCTAAATTCAGGTGAAGAGCAGATGCTTTCCCTACTGTTTGATATGAATAAGCTGTGGGAGGAGTACGTATATCGTATTTTACGGAAACATACTGATTCCGATTATTATGAAATCAATGCACAGGCACAGGATAAATTTTGGGAGCATAAAACCATTAGGCCCGATATAGTAATCAGAGATCTCAGTAGCATGCAAACCTATGTTATAGATACCAAATGGAAAATTGTGGACAGTAACAATCCCGCAGATGATGATCTAAAACAAATGTTTGCCTACAACCTGCACTGGAAAGCTACTAAAAGTATTCTATTGTATCCTTATGTCGGTCAGAAAGACTCCAAATTCGGACGATATTACCATGAACCATACCTTGAGTTGGAAGATGGCTTTATAGCCGTAGAAAACTATTGCAAAGTAGGATTTCTATCGGTCGTTAACGATGGCGTATATACGGATACTAGATTATTGTCAGATGAAATATTTTTAAAGTTTGATTTGAAGTAA
- a CDS encoding EVE domain-containing protein — translation MNEVVIHSLVDRYLTIISVVGEPNELYKYDAINYFQENWNLEDPNFAEMIKTSFSRAGNLLYQNSWDFIYKTAKEFPEEVREMFDSLYDERLPIDSRILNFQIASDQILVKMRQVLQKENFNAQQDERTLSAYLSFRYPEKYSLYKYSFFKRFSKEFKINNSTSQNGFLLTYYSLLPVFRKVISERADFAKIYRSYYKQPQWDDMNLMIQNILFVNYRSDLTGLYNDVLQPFSKGNLIAYFNYLDQLIIEHGIIQGTQKCVFSCSDKQINFIVGQKYVWSLKSSTHGETFKVIGEGMFGIHSEKFQSSENSFLNHITDTKLLEKHKKGIDRAIVEVFNKTIRSGYLKNNDGFIERLAFDKDFRSKVIGGEFSPYSNKGENYWLFQGNPDYYDVVSALTDSSITSWKVAAHKDKIKVGDKIILWLSGNNSGVYGLGEVTSSVGKNPVIEEELKYYKSAYDPNEDRVDIIITHNFAKNPVLSKIIRENNKLNSLKGGNQGTNFSATREQYEELIRISNLQTTTMNYPLNQILFGCPGSGKTYSTKKLAVEIIEDRMFGNTKDDRDEILRLYDHYSNGNQIRFTTFHQSMGYEDFIEGIKPKTVDNKVLYEVEDGIFTKIASKAQDNWLNAQSARQNSIPFEDALLRLKSEWEEDNSIKFPLKTQGSDFTIISFNEKNLRFRKSSGGTGHTLSFKTMKELFYGERVYSHQGLGIYYPSIIDKLISYTNDSSSSKSLDRFVLIMDEINRGNISSIFGELITLIEDDKRLGSRESIEVTLPYSKEGFGVPPNLYLLGTMNTADRSVESLDTALRRRFSFTEMKSDPQVLVYGHEYSGKIPNTNIDLIVLLETINKRIELLVDKDHQIGHSYFIGVNTVEELKRTFKNKIIPLLEEYFYGDFGKIGLVLGDRFVFSSSTQDNKKILAKFKGYDDVEFLTEKKIYTFADVDTLSVSDFISIYQDNAE, via the coding sequence ATGAATGAAGTAGTAATTCACAGCCTGGTAGATCGGTACCTTACAATTATAAGTGTAGTTGGAGAACCGAATGAGTTATATAAATATGATGCGATAAACTATTTTCAGGAGAATTGGAATTTGGAAGATCCAAATTTTGCCGAAATGATCAAAACTTCTTTTAGTCGTGCAGGCAATCTCTTATACCAGAATTCCTGGGATTTCATATACAAGACTGCAAAAGAATTTCCAGAGGAAGTACGTGAAATGTTTGATAGCTTATATGATGAACGTCTACCAATAGATAGCCGAATATTAAATTTTCAAATAGCCTCCGATCAGATTTTGGTTAAAATGCGGCAGGTTCTTCAAAAAGAGAATTTTAATGCTCAACAAGATGAAAGGACACTCAGCGCTTATCTCAGCTTCCGATATCCTGAGAAATACAGTTTATACAAATATTCCTTCTTCAAACGATTCAGCAAAGAATTTAAAATAAATAATAGTACATCTCAAAATGGATTTCTTTTAACATACTATTCATTACTGCCAGTGTTTCGCAAGGTCATATCAGAGCGCGCTGACTTTGCGAAGATATATAGATCTTACTATAAGCAACCTCAGTGGGATGACATGAATTTAATGATTCAAAATATACTTTTTGTTAATTACCGAAGTGACTTAACAGGTTTGTATAATGACGTTCTGCAACCTTTCAGTAAAGGCAATTTAATAGCTTATTTCAATTATCTAGATCAGTTGATTATTGAACACGGAATAATCCAAGGGACGCAAAAGTGTGTGTTTAGTTGTTCTGATAAACAAATCAATTTTATAGTGGGCCAGAAATATGTATGGTCTCTCAAATCGTCAACTCATGGAGAAACTTTTAAGGTTATAGGAGAAGGAATGTTTGGAATACATTCAGAAAAATTTCAAAGTTCAGAAAATTCCTTTCTTAACCATATTACGGATACAAAGCTACTTGAAAAACATAAGAAAGGTATAGATCGAGCAATAGTTGAAGTTTTTAATAAAACTATCCGATCGGGCTACTTAAAGAATAATGATGGTTTTATCGAAAGATTGGCATTTGATAAGGATTTTCGATCTAAAGTCATCGGGGGAGAATTTTCACCTTATTCTAATAAAGGTGAAAATTATTGGCTATTCCAAGGAAATCCCGACTATTATGACGTTGTGAGTGCGTTAACCGATTCCTCTATCACAAGTTGGAAAGTAGCAGCACATAAGGATAAGATTAAAGTTGGTGATAAGATAATACTATGGCTTAGTGGTAACAATTCAGGAGTTTATGGATTAGGAGAAGTTACCTCAAGTGTAGGTAAAAACCCCGTCATAGAAGAGGAGCTTAAGTATTACAAGAGTGCATATGACCCTAATGAAGATCGTGTTGACATAATTATTACTCACAATTTTGCAAAGAATCCTGTTTTGTCAAAAATAATAAGGGAAAACAATAAATTAAATTCACTTAAGGGTGGAAATCAAGGAACCAATTTCTCTGCTACGAGAGAACAATACGAGGAACTTATACGAATCTCAAATCTACAGACAACTACAATGAATTATCCTCTCAATCAAATTCTCTTCGGCTGCCCAGGATCAGGGAAGACATATTCAACTAAAAAACTTGCGGTTGAAATTATTGAAGATCGTATGTTTGGAAATACTAAAGATGATCGGGACGAAATTCTGCGACTATATGACCATTACTCCAATGGAAATCAGATTAGGTTTACCACCTTCCATCAAAGCATGGGTTATGAGGACTTTATAGAGGGAATTAAGCCAAAGACAGTTGATAACAAAGTCTTGTATGAGGTGGAAGATGGAATATTTACAAAAATTGCGTCTAAGGCGCAGGATAATTGGTTGAACGCCCAGTCTGCCCGACAGAATAGTATTCCATTTGAGGATGCACTCCTGAGATTAAAAAGTGAATGGGAAGAAGATAATTCTATTAAATTTCCACTAAAAACTCAGGGTAGTGATTTCACCATCATTTCTTTTAATGAGAAAAACTTAAGATTTAGAAAGTCGAGCGGAGGTACTGGTCATACCTTAAGTTTTAAAACAATGAAGGAACTGTTTTATGGCGAAAGAGTTTATTCACATCAGGGTCTGGGGATTTATTACCCATCCATAATTGATAAACTTATTTCGTACACTAACGATTCCAGTTCATCAAAAAGTCTTGACCGCTTTGTGCTTATCATGGATGAAATAAACCGCGGGAATATCTCTTCAATTTTCGGTGAACTGATCACACTTATTGAAGATGATAAACGCTTGGGGAGTAGGGAGTCTATAGAAGTAACTCTACCTTACAGTAAGGAAGGTTTTGGAGTACCACCTAACTTGTACCTTCTGGGTACCATGAATACTGCAGACCGTAGTGTTGAAAGTCTGGATACTGCCTTAAGACGCAGATTTTCTTTTACTGAAATGAAATCTGATCCGCAAGTTTTAGTGTATGGACATGAATACTCTGGCAAAATTCCAAATACCAATATTGATTTGATTGTTTTGCTTGAAACCATCAATAAACGTATCGAACTCTTAGTAGATAAAGATCACCAAATAGGCCATTCTTATTTTATTGGGGTTAATACAGTAGAGGAGCTTAAAAGGACCTTTAAAAACAAAATTATACCACTGTTGGAAGAGTACTTCTACGGAGACTTCGGAAAGATAGGCTTGGTGTTGGGAGATCGTTTTGTATTTTCTTCAAGTACACAGGATAACAAGAAGATACTTGCAAAATTTAAAGGATACGATGATGTTGAGTTTCTTACAGAAAAAAAGATCTACACCTTCGCTGATGTTGATACATTAAGTGTCTCAGATTTTATATCAATATATCAGGACAACGCAGAATAA
- a CDS encoding ice-binding family protein — protein MNKLLLLAVTVASMFGYQASAQAPVLGAVSNFAVFSTTGAVTNTGLSIITGDVGTNNGGLTGFGNVDGVMHNGDLATAAAAASLTIAYNQLNSAVPTQFPAALLGNGQTLTAGIYSIGQSATINGMLTLDGGGNANSVFIFKIQGSLSSGAAAQVVLTNGALACNVFWKVEGLVDLATNTAMRGTIVANNAAIVLNTGVTLEGRALSTTGAVSVSGVTIAKPLGCGSQTLTGPLPPQLNSVACYAVFSGNGGVANAGVSTLTGDVGTNVGLTTGFQAGNVNGTIHPSPDSSTAQAAADLSLVYTYLNILPTDIELLYPAAFGQGLVLTPHTYQLNGATVLTGNVYLNAQGNADAVFVIKINGALSTSTYAKVILQNGAQAKNVFWKVDGATDLSDYAEFKGTVIGNNGAVNLATGVAVDGRMLTTSGAVTTAAVDVQMTAGCGVLATSSANAVSLNAKLYPNPFNSVLNVTLEGVDNGSNLKLYNAAGSMVMDVRLSRMTTALPVSLPAGVYFYQLTGKNGKQQGGKLISKP, from the coding sequence ATGAATAAATTATTACTTTTGGCAGTTACGGTTGCCTCGATGTTCGGTTACCAGGCTAGCGCCCAGGCACCAGTACTTGGAGCAGTTTCGAATTTTGCCGTGTTTTCAACCACAGGAGCGGTAACGAATACAGGCTTATCTATTATTACGGGAGATGTGGGCACCAATAATGGCGGACTTACCGGTTTCGGAAATGTGGATGGAGTGATGCATAATGGTGATCTGGCAACCGCCGCCGCCGCGGCGTCACTTACCATCGCTTACAACCAGCTGAATTCTGCTGTTCCTACTCAGTTTCCGGCTGCATTACTTGGGAATGGACAGACGCTTACTGCCGGAATCTACTCCATTGGGCAAAGTGCTACGATCAATGGAATGCTGACTCTTGACGGTGGAGGAAACGCTAACTCTGTCTTCATATTTAAGATTCAGGGATCTCTCTCTTCGGGTGCTGCCGCTCAGGTGGTGCTTACCAATGGCGCTCTTGCCTGCAATGTCTTCTGGAAAGTAGAAGGGCTTGTGGACCTTGCGACAAATACGGCGATGAGGGGAACAATCGTTGCCAACAACGCAGCTATCGTCCTTAATACGGGTGTAACGCTGGAGGGCCGTGCGCTATCCACTACCGGTGCTGTGTCAGTATCAGGCGTTACTATTGCTAAACCTCTGGGATGTGGTTCTCAAACACTTACGGGGCCACTGCCACCGCAGTTAAACAGCGTTGCCTGTTATGCTGTGTTTTCCGGAAACGGAGGGGTTGCCAATGCAGGAGTTTCAACTCTTACCGGTGATGTGGGTACCAATGTAGGGCTAACTACAGGTTTTCAGGCTGGTAATGTGAACGGTACAATACATCCGAGTCCGGATAGCTCTACTGCACAAGCTGCAGCAGACCTTAGTCTGGTGTACACTTACCTGAACATACTTCCTACCGATATTGAACTTCTTTACCCAGCCGCATTTGGTCAGGGTCTGGTACTTACGCCGCATACCTACCAACTGAACGGTGCCACGGTACTTACAGGAAATGTGTACCTGAATGCACAGGGAAATGCTGATGCTGTATTTGTAATCAAAATTAACGGAGCTTTATCTACGAGCACTTACGCTAAAGTTATTTTACAGAACGGTGCACAGGCGAAAAATGTTTTCTGGAAAGTAGACGGAGCTACAGATCTAAGTGATTATGCAGAGTTCAAGGGAACAGTCATTGGGAACAATGGCGCAGTAAACCTTGCCACAGGCGTAGCAGTAGATGGTCGTATGCTTACCACCAGCGGTGCTGTAACTACTGCCGCAGTTGATGTTCAAATGACGGCGGGATGTGGTGTCCTGGCAACAAGTTCTGCTAACGCTGTTAGCCTGAACGCTAAGCTGTATCCTAATCCCTTCAACTCGGTTTTAAATGTAACTCTGGAAGGGGTGGATAACGGATCAAACCTTAAGCTGTATAACGCGGCTGGTTCAATGGTAATGGATGTGCGTCTGTCACGCATGACAACTGCACTGCCTGTAAGTCTTCCGGCTGGTGTTTACTTTTACCAACTTACCGGTAAGAACGGTAAGCAGCAGGGTGGTAAGCTGATTTCAAAGCCATAA
- a CDS encoding thioredoxin family protein, which produces MKNIFAAFALLMSIIVVAQDGIQFQKNNFGEMLEKAKKENKLIFIDAMAVWCGPCKLMDKNVFSLKPVADFYNANFINGKFDMEKGEGLELAARYGVRSYPTYLFINGDGQLVSRNMGYMPESTFLELGKEAYAAVKNMGSMKSRFEKGEKDPDFLISIIKLHAESDYDFAKQASERYFKNKKTSEFTKEEVGYLLFAIKSVDDANYSIFKKNEKALTQHFPAQTFEQFDNQLKIQKLWDTSVNLKAKTVNDTQFLSQAEVMIGKEEAEKVLNRRKLDFYEQTENFPAYQAAALAYFKLNEKADPTEQLKAAWIFSEKATDQNALRTAQQWAERSVQMRETPENSYILAKLYQKSGKNAEARMYAEAAVRLAKQRGVDSSAAEKLLTELN; this is translated from the coding sequence ATGAAAAATATATTTGCAGCTTTTGCGCTGCTCATGTCCATAATTGTAGTCGCGCAGGACGGCATACAGTTTCAGAAAAACAACTTCGGCGAAATGCTGGAGAAAGCCAAAAAAGAAAATAAACTTATTTTTATCGATGCCATGGCTGTGTGGTGCGGACCGTGCAAACTAATGGATAAAAACGTCTTCAGCCTAAAACCGGTGGCCGATTTTTACAACGCCAATTTCATCAACGGAAAATTTGACATGGAAAAGGGCGAAGGCCTGGAGCTGGCGGCACGCTACGGTGTGCGCTCTTATCCTACTTACCTTTTCATCAACGGTGACGGGCAGTTGGTTTCCCGCAATATGGGATATATGCCGGAAAGTACATTTCTGGAACTGGGTAAAGAAGCATACGCGGCCGTGAAAAACATGGGCTCCATGAAAAGCCGTTTTGAAAAGGGCGAAAAAGACCCTGACTTCCTCATCAGCATTATTAAACTTCATGCGGAGTCTGATTATGATTTTGCTAAGCAGGCCTCTGAAAGATATTTCAAAAACAAAAAGACTTCAGAGTTTACCAAGGAAGAGGTAGGCTATCTTTTGTTCGCAATTAAAAGTGTGGATGATGCCAATTACAGCATCTTCAAAAAAAATGAAAAAGCGTTGACGCAGCACTTTCCAGCGCAGACATTTGAACAGTTTGATAATCAGCTGAAGATCCAGAAACTCTGGGATACTTCGGTTAACCTGAAAGCCAAAACAGTAAATGACACTCAGTTTCTAAGTCAGGCTGAAGTGATGATCGGAAAAGAAGAGGCTGAGAAGGTACTAAACCGCCGTAAGCTGGACTTCTACGAACAGACCGAAAATTTCCCGGCCTATCAGGCTGCGGCGCTGGCCTATTTTAAACTCAACGAAAAGGCTGATCCCACAGAACAGCTGAAAGCCGCCTGGATATTCTCTGAAAAAGCCACGGACCAAAATGCGCTGAGAACTGCTCAGCAATGGGCCGAACGCTCCGTGCAGATGCGTGAAACGCCGGAGAACAGCTATATCCTGGCTAAACTTTACCAGAAATCCGGTAAGAATGCGGAAGCCAGAATGTATGCTGAGGCCGCTGTACGATTAGCCAAACAAAGAGGTGTCGACAGCAGTGCGGCCGAGAAGTTACTTACCGAATTAAACTAA
- a CDS encoding DUF3575 domain-containing protein has translation MKRLCFALLCFTVIFASAQDTEDSKSLYVKGNAVLLPVGVLNVGAEYQLHNKFTLQADALVSPWKSFSGHQAQLYMLGMDGRYYFDRAFRRWYVGLNISALRFIAQKPNYWGEGPYQLTPDSPIYNKSDLYQDGYAVLIGAVAGYQFQLSEKWNIDLFVAGGNAQSLYRGYHEELGIRYDELTGWNRSGEWIPYRGGVMISYKLR, from the coding sequence TTGAAGAGACTTTGTTTTGCCCTCCTATGCTTTACGGTGATATTTGCTTCTGCGCAGGATACTGAGGATTCCAAATCCCTGTACGTAAAAGGAAATGCTGTGCTGCTACCTGTTGGGGTACTGAATGTGGGCGCAGAATATCAGCTTCATAATAAATTCACCTTGCAGGCGGATGCTTTAGTTTCTCCCTGGAAATCCTTTTCCGGTCACCAGGCACAGCTTTACATGTTAGGGATGGACGGCAGATATTATTTTGACCGTGCTTTCCGGCGCTGGTACGTGGGCTTGAACATCAGCGCACTCCGGTTTATTGCTCAAAAGCCAAATTACTGGGGAGAAGGACCTTATCAGCTAACTCCCGACTCACCAATCTATAACAAATCGGACCTGTATCAGGACGGTTACGCCGTTTTAATAGGGGCTGTTGCAGGTTACCAGTTTCAGCTTTCGGAAAAATGGAATATTGACCTCTTTGTTGCCGGCGGAAATGCACAAAGCCTGTACAGGGGATACCACGAAGAACTGGGGATACGATATGACGAGCTGACGGGCTGGAACCGCAGCGGCGAGTGGATTCCGTACCGCGGCGGCGTAATGATTTCCTACAAATTAAGATAA